A window of Cryptomeria japonica chromosome 3, Sugi_1.0, whole genome shotgun sequence contains these coding sequences:
- the LOC131873930 gene encoding uncharacterized protein LOC131873930: MEMFFAEASACITINGCQSHTFGLFHSTRQGCSLAPSLYVLAAEGFGYLLAHSTSQGMVRGISLPDSPSQLINDHFVDDFLLTLVEDEDNIKAALSFLETFWLASRSTI; the protein is encoded by the coding sequence ATGGAGATGTTTTTTGCCGAGGCTTCTGCTTGTATCACCATCAATGGCTGCCAGTCTCATACTTTTGGGCTTTTTCACTCCACTCGTCAAGGTTGTTCTTTAGCTCCTTCCTTGTATGTTCTTGCTGCTGAAGGCTTTGGCTACTTGCTTGCACATTCTACTTCACAAGGGATGGTTCGGGGGATATCTCTTCCTGATTCCCCATCTCAGCTTATCAATGAtcattttgttgatgatttctTACTCACTCTTGTGGAGGATGAGGATAATATTAAAGCGGCCTTGTCCTTCTTGGAAACCTTTTGGCTTGCCTCTCGTTCAACCATTTAG
- the LOC131873931 gene encoding transcription factor IBH1-like: protein MNSTSKKLYLNRFLRALKRLRKGTRSSQENGDEVAEVLCSSRTIKLAADVSLALTANRSAWGRALLNRISSDEKNRPVLKNGLEQRKFEAVMAQRAKYQSCLMLRARLKKAHMQHHKICSRQSSLSLYRFVSSKRIEPATSSEVEEVKRRTRQLKRLIPGGKSMDMPCLLGETAHYISYLTGQVQVLQSLLNSAI, encoded by the coding sequence ATGAATTCCACCTCTAAGAAGCTTTATCTCAATCGTTTTCTACGGGCTCTGAAAAGACTCAGAAAGGGCACGAGAAGCAGTCAAGAAAATGGAGATGAAGTTGCAGAGGTTTTGTGTTCGAGTCGCACTATAAAGCTGGCAGCTGATGTTTCACTTGCCCTCACTGCAAACCGCTCGGCCTGGGGACGCGCGCTGCTTAACAGAATATCCAGCGATGAGAAAAACAGGCCTGTTCTTAAAAATGGTCTGGAGCAAAGGAAATTCGAGGCAGTAATGGCACAGAGGGCAAAATACCAGTCTTGTTTGATGTTGCGGGCAAGGCTTAAAAAAGCCCATATGCAGCACCACAAGATTTGTTCAAGACAGAGCAGCTTATCATTATATCGATTTGTTTCCTCTAAGAGAATCGAACCTGCAACGTCCTCAGAGGTAGAAGAGGTTAAGAGACGTACGAGGCAGCTCAAAAGGTTAATTCCAGGTGGAAAATCAATGGACATGCCCTGTTTGCTTGGAGAAACTGCCCATTACATCTCATATCTCACAGGACAGGTACAAGTACTGCAATCTCTACTAAATTCTGCGATATAA